TAATCTAACACGCTTGAGTATGTCGCAAAATTATTCCCTTTTGGACTACTACTATAACAACTATTAGGAAAGAGAAAAAGATTAAATAAAGCGTGTACCACGTTCATATAAatccatcgatcgtggaataacgagacacaatagcttatctattgttatcgcggccggatgcggccgcttagggcttcatgaattaaatcAATACCTAATAAGTTAGCACTTGACATATACTTTATCTACGCTACTTTTGGTCGTTGCCATAGTACCGAGCTTATTTACGTCACTTCATTACTAttctttacaaataaagcactACGATACAAAATGCTGTTTTCATTACACAACAGAGTTGGCGACGAGGATGACTGCAAACTTGAAGAATTGGAAGAGGATTCACGCCTCTATACGCGCACAATTTTCGAGGTGGGAATCATACATAAACACACTACATGAGGATCTTGATTACGCAGAGGCTCATGTCAGACTACAACGCCTACACGAAGACTTCCAATTACTTCGAGAACTACAACAGAACATAATATGTGAAATACCTGATGAAGAATAATTAGAAGATGAAATTGAAACAATGCACGACATTGAGGAGGAATTCATATCCATCAAACTAAAACTCCTTAATATGCAACAACGAGTTGAAACTAATTCTCAAACTTCACGAAGTTTTCAATTACATATTACTGAGAATAAACCTATACGCTGCAATATATCGGAAGAATATTCAAGCAAGGAAAACCTACAGTCTACGAAATATTTTGAGGATCCAGCTACAACTGATGGCGTCATACATAAGCCATTAACATGTACACCTACGGAGCCGAGCACACAGAGCGAAAAACTACTACAAGAAAATATGAATACACGATGCGAATACGATTCCTCTGACAGAATACAATATACAACATTGAAGGAAGAAAAAGATACAAACGACATtcggaaaagaaaatatatagaACGGAGCGAATACAAAATAATGGTTACTATGCAAGGAGgagcaaaaaatatttcttatctgGTATATTCCAAAGAAATACAACAAACaacgaaaaacaaaaacaagttcAAGATACGTAAGCATAAAtggaaagaaaaaaaagaagaagcgAATAGGAATACGTGAGAAAGAAGGGATTCATTTCCATATACAAAATCACATACACACTTCAGGAATATACGAGAGACCTACAAGAAAAGAGCCACTGCAATTTACATCGAATAAAGGAGGAGGAGGCGGATACCAACTTAAAACCAATACTACGGATGCTGTAGCAGTTGCTGTATGAAGTAACCTACAGCAGCTCTTGCCTACGCAAGGCATTCTGGAATAGCGGGGGAGAGCTGAcatatactttatctatgctactTTTGGTCGTTGCCATAGTACCGAGCTTATTTACGTCACTTCATTACTAttctttacaaataaagcacaagccaagaagctctcgagctctgggcggttgcgtattggttgggtgtcggcgagggtggcgttgctggccgcgaggccgacgcgctgcttccgctgccaggacaccggccacgtggctgccaagtgccagtgcccggtggaccgtagccggacttgttttcggtgcgggaaaccggggcacaaggcggcagagtgcggggctgcagcaccaaactgcgccctgtgcgaggccgctggcagggcCGAAAGGGGGCACGAGCTGGGTAGATGCCCATCTACGTCaaagccggcccccggagaagacaaggcgccgaccaaaaaggctcgacacaaaaagtcgagacctaaaggcgcgcgggccccgcccgctcccgcccgaatggagacggacgcctagacccgtgggcggtgatcgggggatcccgcccacagtatgggtcccgagaagacagcccccctatagcccggggggctctcggtgaggtacgcggctcaagccgcttgaagaaggtgccggttgcggctgcgcgcggggaggggcggagttgtagtcgctccgcggttcccgcccctcccgcactaggcgcgtgacggagggctgggggggttttagtgggtagacctcttgtagggagtcccacatacccccgccccttcccccgagggggtgggggatacgcaaagtatttcccctcctaaaaaaaaaaaaaaaaaaaaaaaaaaaaaaaaaaaaaaaaaaaaaaaaaaaaaaaaaaaaaaaaaaagaaaaggttaggttaggttaggttaggttaggttaggttaggttaggttaggttaggttgggggcgataccggtgcTCGACCCCCGACGACGAAGACGGACAAGGCGACAACATGTCATTCAGATTGACGACTTGCCGCCCTAGATGGGGAGCTCGGGCGACGGTATGGGGATGCCGCCGCCCAACGAACGAGCCCCTGAGAGGGTCGCGATGCGCTATGTACTcttcgcgcatcgcgacacCAGAGAACGGACTGCCTATGCAAGCCCTGGTAGGGCCTCTGTTCGGCGGTAGGAGCTGATTCGCTCTAACGAAGAGGAGCCTGCTATTAGCACGCGGGCAGACACGCTTGCAGAGCCGCGGAGTTGAGCTCGCGCGTTCTCGTGACCCTGCAAAGTGGTGCGATGAAGAGTAccgtcgggttttagtgggtagggctgcggtcaaTTCACCATCTTCACGACcgcagcgagccccacatactcGCTGGGGAGTCCCCAATCCCCGCGAGATGCGTCAAGGCATTTCccgacgaaaaaaaaaaaaaaaaaaaaaagggggcgataccggtccgtccacgttcgtgtccctgggcgcctgggtacgccaccccgccctttacacggacgtgacgtatccaggatggctgaacaccggtctttcctgtctttctctctttttatagtttactcttcatttgtattgttttgtttttgtttcactacCTTTCACCATCTTTTCTACTCTGTCTTTCCGTTTTGTTTACACTCTTCTTTACACCAGCGTGTGTTTCTGTGTACATGTGTGTGAGTGTTTGTGGATGGATGGACCCGTGGGTCCCTAATCCCCGGTTTGTGGTGCCCGGCCTTGGGATGCGTGGCGAGCAGGTGGCTTACGTCGCAAGGGCACTAGGGCAGAATCTCCCTCTAAAGATCAAATCATGGCGGAACGTAATTTGAAAACTACTCCCCGGGTGGGTCTTGGTAGTCCGGTGGACACCAGGGAATCCCACACCCCCTCTAACCAGGGGGTCTGTCGGACGTATACGGGGCCGGCACAAAATACGTTGGAGGTAGAGGAGGCCGCTGCGGCGGTGAGTGATGGAAAGGGCGCGACTACGCGCGATTGTCCGAAGccggcgcacctaaccgcgCCGGTGGCGGATGCAATAACCGACGAGGACGTCGACTTCTCCGTCTATCAGCCTAACGGCGTAGAGCGGGTGAAGAAACTGGCTCAGAGAAAGAAGGAGCGGGGTTGTCCAATCCGGGACTTACCCAACCTGCCGCCTGTGCTGCAGTACCGGGATGTTCTCGGGAAGCAGCCCCGCGCTCCTACTCCTACCGGACGTGACGAAGAGGTCGGTAGAGAGTTGACGCGCTCACCTCGCGTCGTTCTGCGCGACGTGATGCGTGAATTCTCGATACCGCCTCCACAAGAACGAGACCATTCCACCGGACTTGATAGTGAGGACTGGCCCGCGGACTCCGACGATACTGCCTCGGACATATCGATGGACTCCGAGGGCCTGCCCACAACACCGGACAGGACACGCCTGAAAAGGCGAAACTCTGATGAAGACATGGGGCCGCCCATCAGTAAAGGGGCGGTGCCCAAAGCGAAGAAGGgacgtggccggccaccaacCACCGGCCAATACGTCGGCTTTGGTAAAGCTCAAGCGGAGCTAAACAAGGAGAAGGAGGAAGAACGCCGGGCTGCATTCAGGGCGAAAGTCGAGGAGGTAGCCCGAGCGGCACGGGAAGCGCGAGAAGCGAGGGAAGCGCGAGCGTCCCTTCGCGCAAGCCCTGCCCCGGCCGATAACACGGAGCAGACCAGCGCCGGCCTGGCAGCCGACGTAGAGAGGGCCTTAGACATGGTGACCATGGTCGCCACAAGGTCCTCCAACCTGAAAGGGACCTACCAGCgggccctcaaggaggcggtcgccTCTATAAAGGTGGCCGTCACCGAGATGAGAGGACGCGGTATGAATGAGGAGATGCGGGCACTGGAGGCGCAAAATGACCGCCTTCTGCGCCAAGTGAACGCGATGCGCCGGGAATTAGAGGAGCTCCGCCGTCGCGTCACTGGACCCGCAACTGACGACCTGCAAAAGATGTTGTCGGAGGTCTCACGTTCCAATATTGAGACCTTCGGCAACATGCTAAATGCAAGGATTGCCGGCTTGGAGGACAGGCTCCTTCCGGAGCCCCGAAGAAGACCGCCGCTGGCGGCGGACAGTGCTGGTCCATTATCCGGCGCCCCACCAACGGCGGCACAGAAGAAGACGCCGAAGCCGAAGAAGACGGCACCGGCGAAAGCCCCGGACGAGAGttcggcgggcggcgcggcggctccTTTACAGCCGCCCGCTGCACCTGTGGAGAAGAGGGCTGCAAAGCCCAACAAGaagaagaaaagaaagaagcggccatcaatggccgctcaggaggcggcaaagggggggcagaacaccaacgcccctcccgccgaggccccgtggaccacAGTCGGTCCGCGCAGGCCCAAACAGAAGAAGAAAGGGGCGGCTACTCCAGCTAAGGCCGCCCCCAAGAAGAAGAAAAGGGCGAAACTTCGTGCCCCTGCAACCGCGGCAATCACCGTCACGCTGATGGAGAGCGCCGCGGCGAAGGGGGTCACATATAAGGACGTCCTTTTAAAGGCGAAGGACGCCGCAACGGCCGGGATGGTGGAACTCAACATCGACAAGCTCGAGTTCCGCTTCCGTCAGGCCCAAACCGGCGCGCGCGTCCTCACCATACCTGGTGAGGGCGCCAACGAGAAAGCGGACGCCCTCGCCGCAAAGATGCGGGAGGTGCTGGACCCGGAAGAGGCGAAGATCGGTCGCCCGGCGAAATGCGTAGAAATGCGCATCGCCGGGCTGGACGACTCGGCCACAACCGCCGACGTGCTACAAGCGGTTGCCAGAGAAGGGGGGTGCCCGACTACATCCATCAGGTCGGGCCCCATAAAGAAAGGAAGGTGGGGCGATGGCTCGCTATGGCTGAGCGTCCCCGTCGCGGCAGCCAAGAAGCTGATCAGCTTGGGGCGGCTGCGAGTGGGCTGGGTCTCGGCGAAGGTgacactgctggccgcgaggcctaagcggtgttaccgatgccttgacaccggccacctggcgacgacatgccagtgcccggtggaccgcagCCGGAACTGCTTCCGCTGTGGgaagccggggcacaaggccgccgaGTGCCGGGAGAAGCAACCCAACTGCTTCTTCTGCGAGGCACTCGGCAAAGAGAAAGACCACGTGCTGGGTAGCAGCGGCTGCATCACAGTGAAGAAGCCGCTCCCCAGCACCAAGCGCCGGAAGAGACGAGGAGCTCCCTCCGATAAGGCTCGGCCGAAGGAGCCTGGAGCCGGCGGTGCTGGGGTTAGTCAGCCccagcccgccatggaggtggagccataggcccgtgggcggttgatcgggggatcgCCGCCCGCACGAAGGGCCCCGAGAAGAAAGCtccctagatgcccggggagctctcggtgaAGAAAGGCGGCGGCAGAACACCAGCCGCCGCAGCGGAGTAGTGCCGGATGCGGCGAACGGCTATGTTGGGTGCGGAAGTCCAGATAAGTGCCCGCGCCCCACGATGGCCtgaaggagggcatgggggggttttagtgggtaaaccttgtgtagggagtcccacatacccccgccccttcccccgaaggggtgggggatacgtaacgtatttcccctcctcaaaaaaaaaaaaaaaaaaaggttaggttaggttaggttaggttaggttaggttgggggcgataccggtccgtccacgttcgtgtccctgggcgcctgggtgcgccgccccgccctttacacggggtgaggcactcaggatggctgaacgccggtctttCACTATCTTTCTCTTCTTTTTGGTACGATACTCttcttttgtattgttttattttagttgtccTATCTTTCACCATCTTTTCTTCTCTATCTTTCATTTTTTGTTGTGCTCTTCTCTACATCattgtttgtttgtgtgtgaAATTCAGTGAGTGATTGTGTGATGGATGGGCCCGTGGGCCCCGAACCCTAAGCTGGTGACGTCCGGTGACGGGGTGCATGGCGAGTCGGTGACTACGCACCTAGGATGTGGGGCAGAATCACCCCCAAATGATCAAATATGGAAGAGCGTATTTTGAAAAACACTCCCCGGGTGGGTCTTGGTGGTCCGGTGGACACCAGGGAATCCCACACCTCTTCGGAGGTCTGTCGGGCGTATACGGGGCCGGCACAAAATGCGTTGGAGGGTGTGGAGGCCGCTGCGGCGGCGAGTGGAGGTGGTGGCGCATCTTCGCGCGATGGTCCGAAACCGGCGCTCCTAACCGCGCCGGTGGCGAACATACTAACGACGAACGACAACTCCAGGCACACGGCCCGATCGCCGGTGGTGCAGTTGGAGCGATTACTTGGTTTGGAAGGCGGATCGCGGGTGACGACACCCGTGTCCGATATCGATTTGGCTTTGTCGACAGCAAGTGAAGGAGAAAGTGGATCACGGGTATTAACGCCTGTATCCACTGGTACAGTTCGCTCAGGTTTGTTTTTCAAGCCTGGGATTGGAAGTGACGAGAGCGACAGTGAGTCTGCTGTCTCCCAAAACAAGGATGATGACATGCACAAGACTAAAGACCGCTTCCGACGCAAGAGGCGTGGTAGCGAGTTGGAGGATAGCCCGGAGAAGAATAGGGGAGCAGCGAGGAAGCCCTCCTCCAAACGAGGTAGAGGGAGACCTCCCACCACAGGGATGTACGTCGGTTTGGCCAAGGCCAAAAAAGACTTTAACGACGAGGAGATGAGAGCTATGCAGCTCGAGGCCGAGAAAGAGATTTTTGAGTCAGGCAGGAGAATACCGCAGTTCCGGGCAGGCCGGCTGTCGGGCAACTCCTCAAACTCGGACGCGACTGCTGTAGAGGCGCGGGAAGTTACGGCGGCTTCTGTGGGCGTCGTAATTACCGAATGTCTGGGGGCCATTAACAGTGTGGCCGTGAAGTCGAAAAATCTGAAGGGGACTTCTGTCGCTACTCTTAAAAAAGCGACCCAGGCACTAAGTGAGGCCTTCTCGGCCATAATGAATCGGTCAGTCTCGGATGAGACGAGAGCCCTTGAGGCGGCGAACGCACGTCTCTCAAGGGAAATCAACGAGATGAAAGCGGAGTTGGAAGCCGTCAAGCGCAAGCTCGCCGATGCCCAACCACAACCCACTCCTGTCTCTATCGGAAGGGAGTTGGATGTGGAAGAGCTCCTACAGCGGGCAGTGCGCGAGGCGGTCTCGCTGACGAACGCCCGGATGGACGCGCGGCTGGAGGGTCTCGAGGCCCGGCTTTTGCCGGAGCCACGCCTAAGACCTCCTCTGGCCGCAGATAAGAAAAACGACGAAGCCCAAGGCGCAGCGGTAGCAGCGTCGAAGGCCAAGGAGAGGACTCCGGAGCCGGAGCATGCGGTGTCAACTCTGATGCCTCCGTTGAATCCTGGTCCGGctctgaaaaagaaaaagaaagttAATAAAAAGTCGGCCGCAGCCGTAGAAGCGGCGGCCGCCAGACGCGACACTGCCCCATCTACGGCTGCGAAAGGACCAAATCCGACCGAGCAATGGTCGGAAGTAGTCAAAAGGGGAGGGAAGATTCAGAAGAAGGGCGAAGGAAAGAAGGAAGGGCCTAAACAGAAAGGACAGGCTAAGAAAAAGAGAAAGAGAAAAAGTCTCCGCGCTCCTAAAACTGCGGCAGTAGTTATCACACTGCAGGAGGGTGCGGAGAAGAGGGGCGTCACGTACAAAGACGTGATGGACAAGGCCAAGGGGAGTCTCGATATTGTCACCCTCGAGATCCCCGCGGTCAAGTTTAAGCGGGCCGTGACCGGGGCCCGTATGTACGAGGTCTCGGGATCGTCCTGCAAGGAGAAGGCGGATACTCTGGCAAGTAAGCTGAGAGAGGTTTTAGGAGAGGAAGACGTCCGGATATCTCGGCCACAAAAGTGTGCCGAGCTTCGAATATCGGGAATGGACGACTCCGCCACTGCGTCGGAGGTTGCCGCAGCCATCGCAAGAGCTGGTTGCTGCGCGGCTGAGGACATAAAGGTGGGAGAAATAAGAGTGGATCGTAGTGGCTGCGGCACGGCCTGGGTAAAGTGCCCGGTCGAGGCCGCAAAGGTAGTGACAGCGCCTGGTGCCAAACTGTACGTCGGGTGGACCATGGTGCGCGTGACGCTTCTGTCGGCACGCGTCATGCGATGCTACCGTTGCCACGAAGTCGGTCATACGCGGGCGACTTGCCCCTCTGATACAGACCGAGGAGATTTGTGTTTCCGCTGTGGGCAGCCTGGTCACACAATCAAGACCTGCGGAAACCCACCCCACTGCGCGCTGTGCGCGGCGAACGGGAGGAAGGCGGACCACGTCGTAGGGAGCACACCCTGCAAGATACCGCGGAAGAAGGGAAAGGGCTCCAATAAGAGCCAATCGCCCAAGGCTGCTACTCCAACTACAGTAGCCTCTGGAGCGGGAGTGGCCCCCATGGAAGCCCAATAACGGATTCCATAAGGTTCTTGCAGGGGA
This DNA window, taken from Aricia agestis chromosome 19, ilAriAges1.1, whole genome shotgun sequence, encodes the following:
- the LOC121736775 gene encoding uncharacterized protein LOC121736775; amino-acid sequence: MEERILKNTPRVGLGGPVDTRESHTSSEVCRAYTGPAQNALEGVEAAAAASGGGGASSRDGPKPALLTAPVANILTTNDNSRHTARSPVVQLERLLGLEGGSRVTTPVSDIDLALSTASEGESGSRVLTPVSTGTVRSGLFFKPGIGSDESDSESAVSQNKDDDMHKTKDRFRRKRRGSELEDSPEKNRGAARKPSSKRGRGRPPTTGMYVGLAKAKKDFNDEEMRAMQLEAEKEIFESGRRIPQFRAGRLSGNSSNSDATAVEAREVTAASVGVVITECLGAINSVAVKSKNLKGTSVATLKKATQALSEAFSAIMNRSVSDETRALEAANARLSREINEMKAELEAVKRKLADAQPQPTPVSIGRELDVEELLQRAVREAVSLTNARMDARLEGLEARLLPEPRLRPPLAADKKNDEAQGAAVAASKAKERTPEPEHAVSTLMPPLNPGPALKKKKKVNKKSAAAVEAAAARRDTAPSTAAKGPNPTEQWSEVVKRGGKIQKKGEGKKEGPKQKGQAKKKRKRKSLRAPKTAAVVITLQEGAEKRGVTYKDVMDKAKGSLDIVTLEIPAVKFKRAVTGARMYEVSGSSCKEKADTLASKLREVLGEEDVRISRPQKCAELRISGMDDSATASEVAAAIARAGCCAAEDIKVGEIRVDRSGCGTAWVKCPVEAAKVVTAPGAKLYVGWTMVRVTLLSARVMRCYRCHEVGHTRATCPSDTDRGDLCFRCGQPGHTIKTCGNPPHCALCAANGRKADHVVGSTPCKIPRKKGKGSNKSQSPKAATPTTVASGAGVAPMEAQ